The genome window CCGGTGCTGCCTTGGATTGTTTCGAGATCGAGCCTTATTCCGGTCCGCTCACAGGGCTGAAAAACACTCTCCTCACGGGTCATATTGGGTCCTATGCCCGGGAGGGGCGCATGATCATGGAGCGCCAGGCAGTTGATAATCTTCTGAAGGCGTTGCAGGAACTAGTGTCGTAATGTTGCTTGAGGCTGAGAACCCATTCTGCCGTATTGGGAACCCATGCCGGAGTGAGTTGGTACACAGCTAAGGCCAACATTGAGTGGTACACAGTAATTGATGTCAGGAGAAGTAGAAATGAAGATTTTGGTAACAGGTGGCTCCGGTTTTCTCGGTAGTCATGTAGCCGATGCCTTGACCGAAGCAGGACACGAAGTTTCCTTATTTGACGTTCACCCCTCTCCTTATTTGAGGGAAGGACAGTCAATGATCAACGGGGATATTCTCGATGAAGCCGCAGTTGAACGGGCTGTTGAAGGCTTTGATGTAATTTATCATTTTGCCGGCATTGCCGATATAGATGAATGTACGAGCCGGCCGGTCGATACCGTCAAGTTTAATATCCTCGGTACGGTTAACTTGCTGGAAGCAGCCCGCCGGGCCGGCATACAGAGATTTGTCTTCGGCAGTTCTGCGTACGTCTATAGCGATTCTGGCTACTTTTATCGCTCCAGCAAGCAAGCCTGCGAATCCTTTATCGAAAATTATCATGAACTATTTGGCCTTAAGTATACCTGCTTACGGTATGGCTCCCTGTACGGTACCCGTGCCGACGAGCGCAATAGTATCTATCGGTTGATTCTTCACGCCCTGCGTGACAACATGATTACCTATCACGGGACCGGAGAGGAACTGCGAGAGTTTATCCATGTCCGGGATGCCGCGGAAATTAGTGTAAAGATTCTGGCCCCGGAGTTTGAAAATCAGCATATCACCTTAACTGGCAATGAGAAAATGCGCTATCGTGACCTGCTTGACATGGTTAAGGAAATGATAGGCGCACACGTCAGTATTGAAATTCTTCCTTCACAACGGAAAGCTCATTACAAAATCACCCCCTACAACTTTAGCCCCAAGCTTGGGCGTAAGCTCGTGAATAACCCCCATATCGATATGGGACAAGGCCTGCTGCAATGCATGGCAGAACTTTACGAGTTGGTTCACCAGGAGAAAATGGAAGAGGGCGGCTTGCTGGTGGACAGGAACGGCGTAACATCGTGAATCGGATCTATCTTTCGCATTTCTTGGGGGACGATACCCCTTTTTACGGTGGAGATGAAACGT of Geobacter anodireducens contains these proteins:
- a CDS encoding NAD-dependent epimerase; translation: MKILVTGGSGFLGSHVADALTEAGHEVSLFDVHPSPYLREGQSMINGDILDEAAVERAVEGFDVIYHFAGIADIDECTSRPVDTVKFNILGTVNLLEAARRAGIQRFVFGSSAYVYSDSGYFYRSSKQACESFIENYHELFGLKYTCLRYGSLYGTRADERNSIYRLILHALRDNMITYHGTGEELREFIHVRDAAEISVKILAPEFENQHITLTGNEKMRYRDLLDMVKEMIGAHVSIEILPSQRKAHYKITPYNFSPKLGRKLVNNPHIDMGQGLLQCMAELYELVHQEKMEEGGLLVDRNGVTS